One window of the Shewanella khirikhana genome contains the following:
- the glnL gene encoding nitrogen regulation protein NR(II): MDTHNLLNHLVTAVMVIDAGLRPCFANAAAEQLLGTGSHRLTEQTLTDIFQLQEVPASVLTDAVAGGQGLTVNTATLIGFDGQQHTVDLTLIPLENQPGLSLLELRQVDQQRRIHQQLSQDAQQQAAQFLVRNLAHEIKNPLGGLRGAAQLLARELDDPSLKEFTNLIIEQADRMRTLVDKLLGPQKPTAHLPQNIHEVVQKVLKLVELSAPGNIHIRRDYDPSIPDIDMDADQLQQALLNIVQNAVQALEKQGGTVTVRTRTDHQVTIGSQRHKLVLTLSVIDDGPGIPPELMDTLFYPMVTGREQGSGLGLSIAHNIARLHGGRIDCDSAPGHTQFVLTLPIKTGK, encoded by the coding sequence ATGGATACACATAACCTGCTCAATCACCTGGTGACCGCTGTGATGGTCATCGACGCTGGCCTCAGGCCCTGCTTTGCCAATGCCGCGGCAGAGCAGTTGCTTGGCACAGGCAGCCACCGCCTGACCGAACAAACCCTGACCGATATCTTCCAGCTTCAGGAGGTACCGGCCAGCGTGCTGACCGATGCCGTGGCCGGCGGCCAGGGGCTGACGGTCAACACCGCCACCCTGATTGGTTTCGACGGTCAGCAGCACACGGTGGATCTCACGCTTATTCCACTGGAAAACCAACCAGGCCTGAGTCTGCTGGAGCTGCGTCAGGTCGATCAGCAGCGCCGTATTCACCAGCAACTGAGCCAGGATGCCCAGCAGCAAGCGGCCCAGTTTCTGGTGCGAAACCTCGCCCACGAAATCAAAAACCCTCTCGGCGGCCTGCGCGGCGCCGCCCAGCTGCTTGCCCGCGAACTGGATGACCCGTCGCTGAAAGAATTTACCAACCTGATCATCGAGCAGGCCGACCGCATGCGCACCCTGGTCGACAAGCTGTTGGGACCGCAAAAGCCCACCGCGCACCTGCCGCAAAATATCCACGAAGTGGTGCAAAAGGTGCTGAAACTGGTGGAGCTGTCGGCCCCCGGCAATATTCATATTCGCCGCGACTACGACCCTTCCATACCCGATATCGATATGGATGCGGATCAGTTGCAGCAGGCGCTGCTCAACATAGTGCAAAACGCGGTACAGGCGCTGGAAAAACAGGGCGGCACCGTCACGGTGCGCACACGCACCGATCATCAGGTCACCATAGGCTCGCAGCGGCACAAACTGGTGCTGACGCTGTCGGTCATTGACGATGGCCCGGGTATTCCCCCTGAGCTGATGGATACCCTGTTTTATCCCATGGTTACAGGTCGCGAACAGGGGTCGGGGCTTGGGCTCTCGATTGCCCACAATATTGCCCGGCTGCACGGCGGCCGCATCGACTGCGATTCTGCGCCGGGTCACACCCAGTTTGTGCTCACCCTGCCCATTAAAACCGGCAAATAG
- the glnG gene encoding nitrogen regulation protein NR(I), producing MSISEQVWILDDDSSIRWVLEKALKSARITSASFAAAESLWQALELSQPLVIVSDIRMPGTDGLTLLERIGLHYPHIPVIIMTAHSDLDSAVAAYQSGAFEYLPKPFDIDEAIALVERALTHASEQSPQSIASEPIKAPEIIGEAPAMQEVFRAIGRLSRSSISVLINGQSGTGKELVAGALHKHSPRKDKPFIALNMAAIPKDLIESELFGHEKGAFTGAAGVRQGRFEQANGGTLFLDEIGDMPLDVQTRLLRVLADGQFYRVGGHSPVQVDVRIIAATHQDLERLVQQGQFREDLFHRLNVIRVHLPPLRERREDIPQLARHFLAAAAREIGVEAKILAKDTALKLQHLPWPGNVRQLENTCRWLTVMASGQEILPQDLPPELLKEPSSTAAISAGDGNWESALRDMVDRRLGEGESDLLADMQPTFERIMLEVALKHTQGHKQEAARRLGWGRNTLTRKLKELEME from the coding sequence ATGAGTATCAGTGAACAGGTTTGGATCCTCGACGACGACAGCTCGATTCGTTGGGTGCTGGAAAAGGCGCTCAAGAGCGCCCGCATCACCAGCGCCAGCTTCGCTGCGGCCGAGTCGCTGTGGCAGGCGCTGGAGCTGAGCCAACCGCTGGTGATAGTGTCCGATATCCGTATGCCGGGCACCGATGGCCTTACGCTGCTGGAGCGCATCGGCCTGCATTACCCCCACATTCCGGTCATCATAATGACCGCCCACTCGGATCTCGACAGCGCCGTGGCCGCTTATCAGTCCGGTGCCTTTGAGTATCTGCCCAAGCCATTCGATATCGATGAAGCCATCGCCCTGGTGGAGCGCGCCCTGACCCACGCCAGCGAGCAGTCGCCCCAAAGCATTGCCAGCGAGCCCATTAAGGCGCCGGAAATCATTGGCGAGGCACCAGCAATGCAGGAGGTGTTTCGCGCCATCGGTCGCCTATCGCGCTCCTCTATCAGCGTGCTGATTAACGGCCAGTCGGGCACGGGTAAAGAGTTGGTGGCCGGCGCGCTGCACAAACACAGCCCCCGTAAAGACAAGCCCTTTATCGCGCTGAATATGGCCGCCATTCCCAAGGACTTGATTGAATCCGAGCTGTTCGGCCATGAGAAGGGTGCCTTTACCGGCGCCGCTGGGGTACGTCAGGGCCGCTTCGAGCAGGCCAACGGCGGCACCCTGTTTTTGGATGAAATCGGCGATATGCCGCTGGATGTGCAGACCCGTCTTTTACGGGTTCTGGCCGACGGCCAGTTTTACCGGGTGGGGGGCCACTCGCCGGTGCAGGTGGACGTGCGCATTATCGCCGCCACCCACCAGGACCTGGAACGGCTGGTGCAGCAAGGTCAGTTCCGTGAGGATTTGTTCCACCGCCTGAACGTGATCCGGGTACATCTGCCACCGCTTCGGGAACGCCGCGAAGACATTCCCCAGCTGGCACGGCACTTTTTGGCGGCCGCCGCCCGCGAGATTGGCGTGGAAGCCAAAATCCTCGCCAAAGACACCGCCCTGAAACTGCAGCACCTGCCCTGGCCGGGAAACGTGCGTCAGCTGGAAAACACCTGCCGCTGGCTCACTGTGATGGCCTCCGGTCAGGAAATCCTGCCCCAGGACTTACCGCCGGAGCTGCTGAAAGAGCCAAGCTCGACAGCGGCCATCTCCGCCGGTGATGGAAACTGGGAGAGTGCGCTGCGTGACATGGTCGACCGCCGTCTCGGCGAAGGCGAGTCGGATCTTTTGGCCGATATGCAGCCCACCTTCGAGCGCATCATGCTCGAAGTCGCGCTCAAGCACACCCAGGGCCATAAACAGGAAGCCGCCCGCCGCCTCGGCTGGGGCCGCAATACTCTTACCCGCAAGCTAAAAGAGCTGGAGATGGAGTAG
- a CDS encoding porin family protein, with the protein MKLKPLLIAAMLLGAATPAFAAKDLGFYAGGYVANTNLDDKIGPFDESAWGLGAYGGYNFNPSFGLETSVFGTDSFVDGADLQVVGLTFAPTVRHAFTDAVTVYLKGGLVYQVITSDSGYDDDYQGTGYLLGAGVDVTLTENMALRVFYEFSEIEPEHDELTNYFANTRMDHYGVGLHWRF; encoded by the coding sequence ATGAAACTCAAACCTCTGCTTATTGCCGCCATGCTGCTCGGTGCAGCCACTCCAGCCTTCGCCGCCAAAGATCTCGGTTTCTACGCCGGTGGCTATGTTGCCAACACCAATCTGGATGACAAAATTGGTCCCTTCGACGAGTCGGCCTGGGGCCTTGGCGCCTACGGTGGTTATAACTTCAATCCAAGCTTTGGTCTTGAAACCAGCGTGTTCGGCACCGACAGCTTTGTCGATGGCGCCGATTTGCAGGTGGTGGGCCTGACCTTTGCACCCACAGTGCGCCATGCCTTTACGGATGCGGTCACTGTGTATCTCAAGGGTGGCTTGGTGTATCAGGTGATTACCAGCGACAGCGGCTACGATGACGATTATCAGGGCACAGGTTATCTGCTGGGTGCCGGGGTGGACGTGACCCTGACCGAAAACATGGCGCTGCGGGTGTTTTACGAGTTCAGCGAAATTGAGCCTGAGCACGATGAGCTGACCAACTACTTCGCCAACACCCGCATGGACCACTATGGTGTTGGCTTGCACTGGCGCTTTTAA
- a CDS encoding SirB2 family protein produces the protein MYPILLKAHVILAFVAFASLLLRCYWGLKKPAMLQQALALKAHKLITLLMLLSAIALCLLLGMYPVAQAWLTEKLVLFVLYVGLGIAAIRPGAPDNQRLVLTGAAAVCFVLMMIIAKSHSALLLG, from the coding sequence ATGTACCCCATTTTATTGAAAGCCCACGTTATTTTAGCTTTTGTTGCCTTTGCCAGTTTGCTGCTGCGTTGCTACTGGGGGCTGAAAAAGCCCGCCATGTTGCAACAGGCGCTGGCACTCAAGGCCCATAAACTCATCACCTTACTGATGCTGCTCAGCGCCATAGCGCTGTGCCTGTTGCTGGGCATGTATCCTGTGGCTCAGGCCTGGCTGACCGAAAAGCTGGTGCTGTTTGTGCTTTACGTGGGCCTTGGCATTGCTGCTATCCGCCCGGGGGCGCCGGATAATCAGCGCCTGGTGCTTACCGGCGCCGCGGCTGTGTGTTTTGTACTTATGATGATCATTGCCAAAAGCCACAGTGCGCTGCTGCTTGGCTAA
- a CDS encoding porin family protein, translating to MNKLKVAALVAMMVSGAAMAETDKTGFYVGGALNQVKASGDGEGSSDGVGFGAYGGYNFNEWFGLEANLFASGDLGEDGVDIGAGALTFAPKFTYHFNDTFSAFAKVGVASMAVVVDYGPFDRDFTGWGVTWGVGVNAALTDNLNLRLSYDRTRGDLDDDSYWFEGENYGGKLDNVDISQIALGLHYQF from the coding sequence ATGAACAAGCTGAAAGTAGCTGCCCTGGTGGCGATGATGGTTAGCGGTGCAGCCATGGCTGAAACCGATAAAACCGGTTTTTACGTGGGCGGCGCCCTGAACCAGGTGAAAGCTTCCGGTGACGGTGAAGGTTCAAGCGACGGCGTGGGCTTTGGCGCTTACGGCGGTTACAACTTCAACGAGTGGTTTGGTCTGGAAGCCAACCTGTTTGCCAGTGGCGATCTGGGTGAAGATGGCGTAGACATCGGCGCCGGTGCCCTGACCTTTGCCCCTAAGTTTACTTACCACTTCAACGACACCTTCTCTGCCTTTGCCAAGGTGGGTGTAGCCTCTATGGCCGTTGTGGTTGACTATGGTCCATTCGACCGTGACTTCACCGGTTGGGGCGTAACCTGGGGTGTGGGTGTAAATGCTGCCCTGACCGACAACCTGAACCTGCGTCTGAGCTACGATCGCACCCGTGGCGATCTGGATGACGATTCTTACTGGTTCGAAGGCGAAAACTACGGCGGTAAGCTCGATAACGTCGATATTTCGCAAATTGCTCTGGGTCTGCACTACCAGTTCTGA
- a CDS encoding cation diffusion facilitator family transporter: protein MSSPSTSDNAKVEKDYAFWVKLASRAAVATAFTLILIKLLAWLWSGSASMLASLTDSFADALASIINFIAIRYALMPADDEHRHGHGKAEPLASLAQSAFILGSAFLLLFHGSDRLLNPEPLAHAAVGIWVSIIAIALTLALVMLQKRALAATGSTVVEADSLHYKSDLFLNGAVLLALVLAQYGLWWADGLFALLIALYIGQQAFGLGYRSIQSLLDRELDEATRDNIIKLATQDVRVRGVHDLKTRQAGQTIFIQLHLELDGNLPLREAHTLSDATAARIRADFPESEIIIHQDPV, encoded by the coding sequence ATGTCCAGCCCTTCAACATCAGATAACGCCAAGGTCGAAAAAGACTATGCCTTCTGGGTCAAGCTGGCCAGCCGCGCCGCTGTGGCCACCGCATTTACCCTGATCCTGATTAAGCTGCTCGCCTGGCTGTGGTCAGGCTCCGCCAGTATGCTGGCATCGCTCACCGACTCCTTCGCCGATGCCTTGGCCTCCATCATTAACTTTATTGCCATTCGTTATGCGCTGATGCCCGCCGATGATGAGCACAGGCACGGCCATGGTAAGGCAGAGCCGCTGGCGTCGCTGGCGCAGTCGGCCTTTATTCTCGGCTCGGCCTTTTTGCTGCTGTTCCACGGCAGCGATAGGCTGCTCAATCCCGAACCTCTGGCGCATGCGGCTGTGGGCATTTGGGTCTCGATAATTGCCATTGCGCTTACCCTGGCATTGGTAATGCTGCAAAAGCGTGCTTTGGCGGCGACCGGCAGCACTGTGGTGGAAGCCGATTCGCTGCACTATAAATCGGATTTATTCCTCAATGGCGCCGTGCTGCTGGCGCTGGTGCTGGCCCAGTATGGCCTCTGGTGGGCCGATGGATTATTTGCGCTGCTGATTGCGCTTTATATCGGGCAGCAGGCCTTTGGTCTGGGCTATCGCTCTATCCAGTCGCTGCTTGACCGCGAATTGGACGAGGCCACCCGGGACAATATCATCAAGCTTGCCACTCAGGATGTCCGGGTGCGCGGCGTGCATGATCTCAAGACCCGTCAGGCCGGTCAGACGATTTTTATTCAGCTGCATCTGGAGCTGGATGGCAATTTGCCGCTGCGGGAAGCTCATACCCTGTCGGATGCCACTGCGGCGCGTATCCGTGCCGATTTTCCCGAATCGGAAATCATCATCCACCAGGACCCGGTATAA
- a CDS encoding Spy/CpxP family protein refolding chaperone: protein MNKLMKRGVIALMVSGALLGGTAAMANPYHEGHGERGPMMMEKMRHMFRGLDLTDEQKTQIRELMKAHKEDRKAQREGKDDAARSAHHDKMMALMNAERFDEAAAKALIAERQAQGEARALEAMKLQHEIYQVLTPEQKAKFQTRFDQKRKEREERREERRKEREDSF, encoded by the coding sequence ATGAACAAATTAATGAAGCGTGGTGTTATTGCTCTGATGGTATCCGGTGCTCTGCTTGGCGGTACTGCTGCCATGGCCAATCCTTACCATGAAGGTCACGGTGAGCGCGGCCCCATGATGATGGAAAAGATGCGCCACATGTTCCGTGGTCTGGATCTGACCGACGAGCAAAAGACCCAAATCCGTGAGCTGATGAAGGCCCACAAAGAAGATCGCAAGGCACAGCGTGAAGGCAAAGACGATGCGGCCCGCAGCGCCCACCACGACAAAATGATGGCCCTGATGAATGCCGAGCGTTTTGACGAAGCCGCGGCCAAGGCTCTGATTGCCGAGCGTCAGGCGCAGGGTGAAGCCCGCGCGCTGGAAGCCATGAAGTTGCAGCACGAGATTTATCAGGTGCTGACGCCGGAGCAAAAGGCCAAATTTCAGACTCGCTTTGATCAAAAGCGCAAAGAGCGCGAAGAGCGACGTGAAGAGCGTCGAAAAGAGCGAGAAGATTCGTTTTAA
- a CDS encoding response regulator, with protein sequence MNHLLLIDDDTGLSELLKELLELEGFNLTLAHDGAEGLAKAKADEFDLILLDVMLPKLNGFEVLKQLRMHKHTPVLMLTARGDDIDRVVGLEIGADDYLPKPFNDRELIARIRAILRRSQLAGGQTAAAEGIQVGDLRLDPSRQEAWCSDALISLTGTEFALLLQLAGKAGELVTKDSLSETVLGKRLMPFDRSLDMHLSNLRKKLPERSDGRPRVKTIRGKGYIWLT encoded by the coding sequence ATGAATCATTTGTTGCTTATCGATGACGATACCGGGCTGTCTGAGCTGCTCAAAGAGCTGCTCGAACTTGAGGGGTTCAACCTGACTCTGGCCCACGACGGCGCAGAGGGGCTGGCCAAGGCCAAAGCCGATGAGTTCGACCTTATTCTGCTGGACGTAATGCTGCCCAAACTCAATGGTTTTGAAGTGCTTAAGCAGCTCAGAATGCACAAACACACACCTGTGCTGATGCTCACCGCCCGCGGGGATGATATTGACCGCGTGGTTGGACTCGAAATTGGCGCCGATGATTACCTGCCCAAGCCCTTTAACGATCGCGAGCTGATTGCCCGTATTCGCGCCATTCTGCGCCGCAGCCAATTGGCAGGCGGCCAAACTGCGGCGGCCGAGGGTATTCAGGTGGGTGATCTGCGCCTCGACCCCAGCCGTCAGGAGGCCTGGTGCAGCGACGCGCTGATAAGCCTCACCGGCACCGAGTTTGCGCTGTTATTGCAGTTGGCCGGCAAGGCCGGCGAGCTGGTCACCAAGGACAGCCTCAGCGAAACCGTGCTTGGCAAACGGCTGATGCCCTTTGACCGCAGCCTCGATATGCATCTGTCGAACCTGCGCAAAAAGCTGCCCGAGCGCAGCGACGGTCGCCCTCGGGTGAAAACCATCCGCGGCAAAGGATACATCTGGCTCACATGA